In Uranotaenia lowii strain MFRU-FL chromosome 2, ASM2978415v1, whole genome shotgun sequence, one genomic interval encodes:
- the LOC129743040 gene encoding uncharacterized protein LOC129743040, which produces MPRGSKPRAPDLIKIFSPNPNRKHPGKPQQKDDPFWSRPKRSRSSILVGRRQGPSWPNRARFTPEQNWTLGFYVVFNFGYRIPVHPFPPFESKRREPIAYILGLIEMDRKETINRNRSVWPHPQFRFNFHQAHKGSAQIRIVTRIIMSTTEKKLLKKELKRKNLLDAINRVEDFLKRYDENRDIHEVKLRLDKLDKLMETFEEIQGEYTCRICRKRHHSLLHPGFESPGTPNTNSSIQSPPTSSGQTATVSLNSVGISQAADVLLSTVVVHVLDGNGDLHFARALLDSGSQCNIMSEQLSNKLRLPKTPIDSPIFGVVLRNLTSHLPSTTTPKTSWKIPNNVDLADPNFNVRQKVDLVIGAEYFYSFLKGGRIELGSPSAVLVETVFGWLVSGKSTSQEENPNITCHISTLESIDQTLQQFWKIESLDSVILSPAQQYCEKFYSDTVTRNDSGRYVVKYPKKEGISKMLGNSFGNATRRFLNLERKLDRNVDLKLKYHTFLKEFLHLGHMRKLESDDVDPPTTFYLPHHAVMKESSTTTKLRCVFDASAKTNTGFSLNDTLLVGPVLQDELICLLIRFRKHKIALLADIEKMYRQIDIHPEDRALQRIVWRFDKQEPISKFELTTVTYGLAPSSFLATRTLKQLADDEGHSFPLAARALVEDMYMDDFISGAATDTQAKQLRIEMDESIGPNGEVKVSLLAAKSRVAPLQKRSIPRLELCAAYDAAKLHKKVHDALKLNISSSRFWSDSMVVLHWIRSPASNWKTFIANRVAEIQQLSHGSNWYHVPGSSNPADLVSRGVSVDQLLTSDLWTKGPSWLQQGEENWPSQSFSMPDLSDQLLERKLTTLVAQASPPPSPIITRFSSYHRMVRVIAYCFRFAQLTREKTRSESLSLFVQELERAKFALIAIVQHECYDEEIRRLKKGEFVSNKSSLKLLNPFLDPSGIVRVGGRLKNSREPFEKKHPILLPGFHHFSRLLIMSYHRRLVHGGISLTLATIRSEYWPINGRRAVRSVLRSCFRCARVDPQPINQPVGQLPSPRITPGRPFLAAGIDYCGPVFIKSPNRRAGPTKGYVALFVCFRTKAVHIELVGNLTTDAFLAALRRFMSRRGYPQHIYSDNATNFCGAKSELNALFKMFHNRADVENIQSSLAAVRIVWHLIPPRAPNFGGLWEAAVKVAKKHLLRQVGSSSLYYEDLVTTLAQIEACMNSRPLCPLSDDPNDFEALTPGHFLIGAPMMTLPDPDYKEVPINRLGRYELIQQRTQHFWNRWTNEYLVELHRYTTTDPKKVTLKVGQIVILRDQLLPPVRWPLARIETLHPGEDGITRVVTIRTAAGNFKRSVAMICPLPFEEEFSSSDDATDFKDKIDE; this is translated from the exons ATGCCAAGAGGATCCAAACCCCGGGCTCCAGatctaattaaaattttctccccAAACCCCAACCGGAAGCATCCTGGAAAACCACAACAAAAGGACGATCCGTTCTGGAGTAGGCCTAAAAGAAGCAGAAGCAGCATCCTCGTTGGTCGTCGTCAAGGACCCAGTTGGCCAAATCGGGCTCGTTTCACGCCCGAGCAAAACTGGACATTGGGATTCTATGTGGTTTTCAATTTCGGTTACCGCATTCCCGTTCATCCTTTTCCTCCGTTTGAATCTAAAAGAAGGGAACCCATCGCCTATATTTTGGGACTGATTGAAATGGATAGAAAAGAGACCATCAACCGCAACCGGAGCGTTTGGCCTCACCCGCAATTCCGTTTCAACTTCCATCAGGCACACAAGGGAAGT GCACAGATCCGGATTGTAACACGTATCATCATGAGCACCACCGAGAAGAAACTCCTCAAAAAGGAACTGAAGCGGAAGAACCTACTAGATGCCATCAATCGTGTTGAGGACTTCCTGAAGCGTTACGATGAAAACCGAGATATTCACGAGGTTAAACTACGTCTGGACAAGTTGGACAAACTCATGGAAACCTTCGAGGAAATTCAAGGCGA ATACACATGTCGTATTTGTCGAAAGCGACACCATTCACTATTGCACCCCGGATTCGAATCACCTGGAACACCGAACACAAATAGCAGCATCCAATCTCCTCCAACTTCTAGTGGCCAAACTGCAACAGTATCCCTGAACTCGGTCGGAATTTCCCAAGCAGCAGACGTTCTCTTATCCACGGTGGTAGTTCACGTACTAGATGGAAATGGCGATTTGCACTTTGCGCGCGCGCTTTTGGATTCGGGCTCCCAATGTAATATTATGAGTGAACAACTGAGCAACAAACTTCGGTTACCCAAAACCCCCATCGATAGCCCCATATTCGGTGTCG TTTTAcgcaatctaacatctcatctCCCATCCACCACTACTCCGAAGACCTCGTGGAAGATCCCAAACAATGTTGATCTCGCAGATCCCAACTTCAATGTAAGGCAGAAGGTCGATTTGGTTATCGGAGCCGAATATTTTTACTCGTTCCTGAAAGGTGGCCGGATTGAACTCGGAAGTCCATCCGCGGTGTTAGTAGAGACTGTATTTGGTTGGTTAGTCTCAGGAAAATCGACATCGCAAGAAGAAAATCCCAATATTACATGCCACATTTCAACCCTCGAATCTATTGATCAGACCCTCcaacaattttggaaaattgaaagtCTGGATTCAGTAATTTTGTCTCCAGCTCAACAATACTGTGAAAAATTCTACAGCGACACGGTTACCAGAAATGATTCGGGACGCTATGTCGTTAAATATCCCAAAAAGGAAGGCATTTCTAAAATGTTAGGCAATTCATTTGGAAATGCTACTCGTCGTTTTTTGAACCTTGAAAGAAAACTTGATCGGAATGTTGACCTCAAACTTAAATACCACACATTTCTGAAGGAATTTCTGCATTTGGGCCACATGCGCAAATTAGAGTCTGACGATGTTGATCCACCAACTACTTTCTATCTTCCGCATCACGCTGTAATGAAAGAATCAAGTACGACGACAAAACTTCGCTGCGTATTTGATGCTTCAGCTAAGACAAACACAGGGTTTTCTCTAAATGATACGCTCTTGGTTGGACCTGTGCTCCAAGACGAGCTCATTTGCCTACTAATTCGATTTCGGAAACACAAGATTGCCCTTCTCGCTGATATTGAGAAGATGTATCGGCAGATTGATATCCACCCCGAAGACCGAGCTCTCCAAAGAATCGTGTGGCGTTTTGATAAACAAGAACccatatccaaatttgagttgACCACTGTTACATATGGTCTAGCCCCATCTTCCTTCCTTGCCACCCGGACTCTCAAGCAACTCGCAGACGACGAAGGCCACTCATTTCCACTTGCTGCTCGAGCCCTCGTTGAAGACATGTATATGGACGATTTCATCAGTGGGGCAGCGACCGACACACAGGCCAAACAGCTGCGTATAGAAATGGATGA ATCAATCGGACCTAATGGAGAGGTGAAAGTTTCGTTACTAGCAGCTAAATCTAGGGTAGCTCCTCTTCAGAAAAGAAGTATCCCCCGACTCGAGCTATGTGCTGCATACGATGCTGCTAAACTACACAAGAAAGTTCACGATGcccttaaactaaatatttCCTCGTCAAGATTCTGGTCCGATTCGATGGTTGTCCTCCACTGGATTAGATCTCCCGCTAGCAATTGGAAAACGTTTATTGCTAACCGAGTAGCAGAAATCCAACAACTCTCCCATGGCTCGAATTGGTATCACGTTCCTGGTTCAAGTAATCCTGCAGATTTGGTGTCCCGAGGAGTTTCGGTCGATCAACTTTTAACAAGCGATCTTTGGACAAAGGGACCGTCCTGGTTGCAGCAGGGAGAAGAAAACTGGCCATCACAAAGTTTCTCCATGCCCGACTTGTCCGATCAACTTCTAGAACGAAAACTGACTACTCTGGTTGCCCAAGCTTCACCACCACCTAGCCCAATAATTACCCGATTTTCCTCTTATCATCGCATGGTCCGAGTTATTGCTTATTGTTTCCGATTTGCCCAACTCACCAGAGAGAAAACCCGATCCGAATCATTATCATTATTTGTGCAAGAGTTGGAGAGGGCCAAATTTGCACTGATAGCAATTGTACAACATGAGTGTTACGATGAAGAGATACGCCGTCTGAAAAAGGGAGAATTTGTATCCAATAAATCCAGCCTCAAGTTACTCAACCCATTCCTCGACCCTTCTGGCATTGTTCGAGTGGGTGGCCGGCTCAAGAACTCTCGAGAACCGTTCGAGAAAAAACACCCCATACTTCTACCTGGTTTCCACCACTTCAGCCGGTTACTGATAATGAGTTATCATCGAAGATTAGTCCACGGAGGGATCTCACTCACATTGGCCACAATTCGATCTGAGTATTGGCCGATAAATGGAAGGAGAGCAGTAAGGAGTGTTCTAAGATCTTGTTTTCGATGCGCCCGCGTCGATCCCCAACCAATAAACCAACCCGTTGGTCAATTACCATCCCCTCGCATTACCCCTGGTCGTCCGTTTCTCGCTGCTGGTATTGACTACTGTGGACCAGTCTTTATCAAATCTCCAAACCGTCGAGCTGGTCCAACAAAAGGCTACGTAGCTTTATTCGTATGTTTCCGCACCAAGGCGGTGCATATAGAATTAGTGGGAAACTTAACCACCGACGCATTTTTGGCAGCCTTACGCAGATTTATGTCTCGTCGTGGTTATCCTCAGCACATTTACTCTGATAATGCGACGAATTTCTGTGGAGCAAAATCCGAATTAAATgctttatttaaaatgttccacaaCCGTGCTGACGTCGAAAACATTCAAAGTAGTCTCGCTGCAGTTAGGATTGTTTGGCATTTGATACCGCCCAGAGCTCCCAACTTTGGCGGACTTTGGGAGGCTGCGGTTAAGGTCGCCAAGAAACACCTTCTACGACAAGTGGGCAGCTCTTCGCTCTATTACGAAGACCTGGTAACGACGCTGGCTCAGATAGAGGCATGTATGAATTCCCGACCACTGTGCCCTCTATCTGATGATCCGAACGATTTTGAGGCTTTGACACCAGGACATTTCCTGATAGGAGCTCCAATGATGACTCTGCCTGATCCTGACTACAAGGAGGTTCCTATAAATCGACTTGGGAGGTACGAACTGATCCAACAAAGGACTCAACACTTCTGGAATCGTTGGACCAACGAATATCTGGTGGAATTGCATCGCTACACGACTACGGACCCGAAAAAGGTTACCCTGAAGGTTGGTCAAATAGTTATTCTTCGTGACCAATTGCTGCCGCCTGTACGATGGCCGTTGGCCCGCATCGAAACACTTCATCCTGGAGAAGACGGAATCACGCGAGTTGTGACGATTCGCACTGCAGCTGGAAACTTCAAGCGTTCGGTAGCCATGATATGTCCGCTACCATTCGAAGAAGAGTTTTCATCGAGCGACGATGCAACCGACTTCAAGGATAAAATTGATGAATGA